CTACCACTACTTCGACTCCAAGGACGATCTCCTCTACGAGATCTACCACCGGCTGATCTCCCGGCAGCTCGCCGACCTCGGCGACGTCCTCGCGCGCGGGCTGCCGCCCCGCGAGGCGGTCCGCGCGGCGCTGACCGGCCTGATCGTCAGCACGGCGGAGCACATCGACGAGGCGAAGGTGTTCTCCCGCGAGATGCACCGGCTGGACGGCGCGAAGATGCGCTCGGTCCGCGCCGACCGGCGCCGCTACCACGAGATGTTCCGCGGCCTCGTCGAACGGGGGCAGCGCGAGGGCGCGTTCGGGGACGGGACGCCCGCCGAGACCGTCACGCTCGTCGCGCTCGGCATGGTGAACCAGATGCCGTCGTGGTACCGGGCGGACGGCCCGAAGCCCGCCGCGGTGCTCGCCGAGGAGGTCGCGGCGTTCGTCCTGGCCGGCCTGGAGAGCGGCGCGTCAGGCCGGTGACGGCGGGATTCCGGCGTCGCCCGCCGCCTCCGGCTCCGGCGCCTCCGGCGGCTCCGGCGTGCGGGCGGCGGCCGCGGCGACGATCGACGCCAGCACCGCCAGGGCGGCGATCGACGCGGCCATCGGGACGGCGGTGCCCCGCCCGGCGATCCCGGCCAGCGGCGCGGCGGCCCCGCCGAGCGTGAACTGGGCGACGCCGAGCAGCGCCGAGCCGCTCCCCGCCGCCCGGGACGCGCGGCTCGACGACAGGGCCAGCGCCGTCGCGTTCGGCAGGATGAGCCCCTGCCCGGAGGTGACGAGGAACAGCGCGGGGAGCACACCGTACAGGCCGGCGCCGGTGAGGACGGCGAGGAGCAGCCCCGCCCCGCCCGCGGTGACGATGCCGAGCCCGGCGGCGAGCAGCCGCCGCAGCGGCACCCGCCCGGCGAGGCGGCCGCCGACCTGCGCGGCGGTCACGATCCCGAGGGCGTTGACGCCGAACGCGACGCCGTACGTCTGCGGCGACATCCCGTAGATGTCCTGGAGGACGAACGGCGACCCCGAGATGTAGGTGAACATCGCCCCGAACGCCAGGCCGATCGTCAGGGCGTACCCGGCGAACGCCCGGTCGGTCGCCAGGTCCCGGAACGTGGCGGCCGTCGCGCGCGGCCCGCCCGCCGCGCGGCGCTCCGGCGGCAGCGTCTCCCCGAGACCGAGCAGCGCGCCGAGGAACAGCGCGACCCCCACCCCGGACAGGACGGCGAACAGGCCCGGCCACGGCACGAGCCGCAGCAGCTGCCCGCCGAGGACGGGCGCGAGGATCGGGGCGAGCCCGGTGACCAGCATGAGCATGGAGAAGAACCGGGCGGCGGCCACGCCCTGGTACAGGTCGCGGACGATCGCCCGCGCGATGACGATCCCGGCGGCTCCGGCGGCGCCCTGCACCACCCGCATCGCGATCAGCGTCTCCACGGTGGGGGAGACCGCGCACAGCACCGACGCGGCGGCGTAGGCGGCCAGCCCGGCCAGCAGCGGGCGGCGCCGCCCCAGCGTGTCGCTGAGCGGGCCCGCCACCGCCTGCCCGGCGGCCAGCCCGGCGACGCACGCGGTGAGGGTGAGCTGCGTCTGCACCGCGCCGGTCGACAGGTCGGCGGCGAGCGCGGGCAGCGCGGGCAGGTACAGGTCGATCGACAGGGGGCCGATGGCGGTCAGCGACCCGAGAATGATGATCGACCACAGCCGCCGGTCCGGCGCGCCGCCGGCGGTCCCGGCGGCCGGACGGGCCGTCTGCGTCATGGTGGCCTTTCGGTCGGGAGGGAAACGCGGGATGGACGGATCCCTAAACGTCAACACCGGATCATGGCCTGTAATCTTCCTGGTCCCGAGAGTGTGTTCCACCACACAGCGGGCTTTCGGCGCCGCCGGTGAGCCCGCCAGGCGCGCCGGAGGTCGCCGGGAGGCCGGGAGCCGGAAGCCTAGAAGGGGAAGCGTTCCGCGGCGGCGACGACCGCGCCGGTCACGGTCGCGACGGTGACGGCCGAGACGCCCGCGAGGACGGCCCACCGCCCGGCCTGGTAGCCGACGGGGACGCGGTCCGGCCCGCGGCCCCGCACCGGCCACGGGGCGCGCAGCGGGGCCGTCCCGGGAAGCTCCTGGGAGGCGTCGGCGGGCGGCCGGACGCCGTTCGCCGCGCCGGCCGGGTTCAGGCCGGTCACCCAGCCGAGCAGGTCCGCGACGGCCGCGGGCTCGGTGGTCAGGCCGGACGCGAAGTACCGCACCTGCCCCGCGAGCTGGTCGAGCGTGCGGACGGTGTTGCCGAGGCCGACGTTCCCGAGCCACTCGCGCAGCCCCGCCTCGTCCCCGGCGCCGGGCCCGGCCAGGCAGCGGCCGATCTCCGTGCGGGCCAGCAGGTCGGTCTTGGTGACGACGACGGCGACGCGTTTCTGGTGTCCCTGGTCGGGACGGGAGCGCAGCTCGTTCAGGACCCGCTGCAGGGTGTCGGCCGGGTCCTCCTCCGAGGACGCCGCCGCCTCGTCGACGAACTCGAGCTCGTCCCCGGTCAGCGAGCGGCGCAGCTGGGGGAGCGCGAACGGGTCCACGACGAACAGCAGCGCCTCGCTGTGCTCCAGGTAGCGCAGCGACTCGACCTCCGTGGCGCCCGTGTAGTGCTCGCCGGCCGGGTCGAACAGGTAGAGGATGCGCCGCGCGCGTCCCGGCAGCTCCACGTCCACCATGGTCGCCAGCGGCAGCTCCGGCCCGGTCTTGGCGAGCCGCCCGCCGCGCTGGAACTCGCGGATCGCGCCCGCGTACGCCTGCGCGTGCCGCTGCTCGACGAACGCGAGCCGCCCGTGCACCGCGCGGGCCCGCGCGTGCAGGGCGCGGATGCCGAGGACCATGAACGTGGTCTTCCCGGCGGCCGGGCCGCCGACGAACGGCAGCGGCTCCACGCGGACCCGCCCGATCCGCTCGGGCAGCCGCCCCCCGCAGTGCGGGCAGTACGCGGCCAGCCGGAAACGCCCGAGCGGGACGGTCGTGGGCAGCCGCGCCCCGCACCGGCACACGTGGCGGAACGCGCCGCCCGACCCCGGGGCGAGGCGGGTGTGCCGCGCCCCGCACCCCGGGCACTCGTACTCGGGCAGCCCGATGCGCTCGTAGCAGAAGGGGTGCGGGCAGGTCTGCAGGATCCGCCCGTACATCATGAAGACGCGTTCCACCGCCGCCAGGACGAGCACGCACACCAGCCACACGGCGAGCCCGGCCGCCGCCACCAGCCCGTACAGGACGGTGAGCGCCGCGACGAACACCGCCGCGGGGACGGCCGCGGCCACGATGCCCGCGCACAGCGCCAGCCAGACGGGGAGGACGAAGAAGCCCCAGAACCCGCCGAGCAGCAGCCGGGTCAGCCGGACGATCACGGCCCGCGCCGTCCGGTACACCTGCGGGACGACCGTGCGGCTGATCGTCCACCAGTCCCGCCAGACCTGCCCCAGCAGGTAGTGCCGGTAGGCGGTCTTCGGTTCGGCGACCGGGGACGGCCCGTCGAGCGTGGACGGCGCGAGCGTCCGGCACGCGTGCAGGTAGTAGACGCCGAGCGCGGCCGCCCCGGCGACGACGAGCGTCGCGGCGAACAGCACCGGGAACACGTACACGAAGCCGAGCCACATCGCCGCGCCCCAGACGACGATCAGGAGCAGCACGAGGGCGGGGTGCACCGCTCACCTCCCCCCGCGCGAGGGCTCGTCGCCGGCGAGGAGGGCGCGCAGCGCCGCCCGCAGCCTGGGGCTGCGCGCCAGGCGGGTGTCGAGCTGCCGTCCCGCCAGCCACCGGCCGGCCGCCGCCCGCGCC
The sequence above is drawn from the Actinomadura hallensis genome and encodes:
- a CDS encoding TetR/AcrR family transcriptional regulator, producing MTETADPRPAGAGPARASAVERRILDAALRLFAERGFDRTSVQGIVEAAEVTKGALYHYFDSKDDLLYEIYHRLISRQLADLGDVLARGLPPREAVRAALTGLIVSTAEHIDEAKVFSREMHRLDGAKMRSVRADRRRYHEMFRGLVERGQREGAFGDGTPAETVTLVALGMVNQMPSWYRADGPKPAAVLAEEVAAFVLAGLESGASGR
- a CDS encoding multidrug effflux MFS transporter, which gives rise to MTQTARPAAGTAGGAPDRRLWSIIILGSLTAIGPLSIDLYLPALPALAADLSTGAVQTQLTLTACVAGLAAGQAVAGPLSDTLGRRRPLLAGLAAYAAASVLCAVSPTVETLIAMRVVQGAAGAAGIVIARAIVRDLYQGVAAARFFSMLMLVTGLAPILAPVLGGQLLRLVPWPGLFAVLSGVGVALFLGALLGLGETLPPERRAAGGPRATAATFRDLATDRAFAGYALTIGLAFGAMFTYISGSPFVLQDIYGMSPQTYGVAFGVNALGIVTAAQVGGRLAGRVPLRRLLAAGLGIVTAGGAGLLLAVLTGAGLYGVLPALFLVTSGQGLILPNATALALSSSRASRAAGSGSALLGVAQFTLGGAAAPLAGIAGRGTAVPMAASIAALAVLASIVAAAAARTPEPPEAPEPEAAGDAGIPPSPA
- a CDS encoding TRAFAC clade GTPase domain-containing protein — its product is MHPALVLLLIVVWGAAMWLGFVYVFPVLFAATLVVAGAAALGVYYLHACRTLAPSTLDGPSPVAEPKTAYRHYLLGQVWRDWWTISRTVVPQVYRTARAVIVRLTRLLLGGFWGFFVLPVWLALCAGIVAAAVPAAVFVAALTVLYGLVAAAGLAVWLVCVLVLAAVERVFMMYGRILQTCPHPFCYERIGLPEYECPGCGARHTRLAPGSGGAFRHVCRCGARLPTTVPLGRFRLAAYCPHCGGRLPERIGRVRVEPLPFVGGPAAGKTTFMVLGIRALHARARAVHGRLAFVEQRHAQAYAGAIREFQRGGRLAKTGPELPLATMVDVELPGRARRILYLFDPAGEHYTGATEVESLRYLEHSEALLFVVDPFALPQLRRSLTGDELEFVDEAAASSEEDPADTLQRVLNELRSRPDQGHQKRVAVVVTKTDLLARTEIGRCLAGPGAGDEAGLREWLGNVGLGNTVRTLDQLAGQVRYFASGLTTEPAAVADLLGWVTGLNPAGAANGVRPPADASQELPGTAPLRAPWPVRGRGPDRVPVGYQAGRWAVLAGVSAVTVATVTGAVVAAAERFPF